A stretch of the Haloarcula ordinaria genome encodes the following:
- a CDS encoding MFS transporter encodes MAGSATEQPARRWVLVVVAAGVMGAAGTYQFVWTTLSGAVGARVGASPAALGTVFTLFVVTQTLVQFPAGSIRDRYGPGVVLGVSSVCMFAGYAGLGLSTTYPVAALAYALGGAGSGMAYTVAVNTPVKWFTDRRGLAMGVVTTAFSAVSAALIPLVGARIDASYTATLLALGALVGGLGLLAAVVVRDPPKRTETADGRTETGQTVDVVESVGWRTVLGTWQFWVLFWVMLIVNGVGLMLIGQSVGFTTGLGLSAGTATVVASVVALADALGIIVMSTLSDRVGGERTVGVSLVLGGLSLGGAILTGLAGRPALFVLLVAGTAFFRSPVFAIFPSLVGEYYGRARSSENYALVYAAKIPGGVFGGTVTGLLVARLGWSQSFAVGAALLVLAGLSTLTLRQPTEES; translated from the coding sequence GTGGCCGGCAGCGCCACGGAACAGCCAGCGCGCCGGTGGGTACTGGTCGTCGTCGCCGCGGGGGTGATGGGCGCGGCCGGCACCTACCAGTTCGTCTGGACGACGCTCAGCGGCGCCGTCGGAGCCCGCGTCGGTGCGTCGCCAGCGGCGCTGGGGACCGTCTTCACGCTGTTCGTCGTCACCCAGACGCTGGTCCAGTTCCCGGCCGGCAGCATCCGTGACCGGTACGGTCCCGGCGTGGTGCTCGGGGTCTCGTCGGTGTGCATGTTCGCCGGCTACGCCGGGCTAGGTCTGTCGACGACCTACCCGGTCGCCGCGCTGGCCTACGCCCTCGGGGGCGCCGGCAGCGGGATGGCCTACACCGTCGCCGTCAACACGCCGGTGAAGTGGTTCACCGACCGGCGGGGGCTGGCGATGGGCGTCGTCACGACGGCGTTCAGCGCCGTGAGCGCCGCCCTCATCCCGCTCGTCGGGGCTCGTATCGACGCCTCCTACACGGCCACCCTGCTGGCCCTCGGCGCGCTAGTGGGCGGCCTGGGGCTCCTGGCAGCGGTGGTGGTCCGCGACCCGCCAAAGCGCACCGAGACGGCCGACGGGAGAACAGAGACCGGACAGACGGTCGACGTGGTCGAGAGCGTCGGCTGGCGAACCGTCCTGGGGACCTGGCAGTTCTGGGTGCTGTTCTGGGTGATGCTGATCGTCAACGGGGTGGGTCTGATGCTCATCGGCCAGTCGGTCGGCTTCACGACCGGGCTGGGTCTGAGCGCCGGGACGGCGACGGTGGTTGCATCGGTCGTCGCGCTGGCCGACGCGCTGGGTATCATCGTCATGAGCACGCTCTCGGACCGCGTCGGCGGGGAGCGGACCGTCGGCGTCTCGCTGGTGCTCGGCGGCCTCTCGCTCGGCGGCGCGATACTCACCGGGCTGGCGGGGCGTCCGGCGCTGTTCGTCCTCCTGGTCGCCGGGACCGCCTTCTTCCGGAGTCCGGTGTTCGCCATCTTCCCGTCGCTCGTCGGGGAGTACTACGGACGGGCACGGTCCTCGGAGAACTACGCGCTGGTCTACGCGGCGAAGATTCCCGGCGGCGTCTTCGGCGGCACGGTCACGGGGCTCCTCGTCGCGCGGCTCGGGTGGTCACAGTCGTTCGCCGTCGGGGCCGCCCTGCTCGTCCTCGCCGGACTGTCGACGCTGACGCTCAGGCAGCCAACTGAGGAATCCTGA
- a CDS encoding zinc ribbon domain-containing protein, with product MTETGRKRPWLAALLAFIYPGLGHVYLREWLRAILWFGLVVSTTTLLVGGDVMPDALSVEAFVAASQALPLEASVALLAITVLSMADAYWMATKENQATEVVEGHTCPNCGQELDEDLEFCHWCTTRLEPADVDDA from the coding sequence ATGACCGAGACAGGACGCAAGCGGCCGTGGCTCGCCGCTTTGCTCGCCTTCATCTACCCCGGCCTCGGCCACGTCTACCTGCGGGAGTGGTTGCGGGCGATACTGTGGTTCGGCCTCGTCGTCAGCACGACGACGCTGCTGGTCGGTGGCGACGTCATGCCGGACGCGCTCAGCGTCGAGGCGTTCGTCGCAGCCTCGCAGGCGCTGCCCCTGGAGGCGTCGGTGGCGTTGCTCGCCATCACCGTGCTCAGCATGGCCGACGCCTACTGGATGGCGACCAAGGAGAACCAGGCGACGGAAGTCGTCGAGGGTCACACCTGCCCCAACTGCGGGCAGGAGCTCGACGAGGACCTCGAGTTCTGTCACTGGTGTACGACCAGACTGGAACCGGCTGACGTGGACGACGCCTGA
- a CDS encoding amidohydrolase yields the protein MDDDRRERLTSLRRALHRYPEPAWCECYTTSRIVDELERIGVDELLVGPELLDAEARMAVPDDAELERWHDRAREAGAREDVLEQVEGGFTGALAVIERGEGPTVGLRVDIDALPIRESDETGHAPADGGFRSDNEGYMHACGHDAHATIGVGVLEAIAESDFAGTLKVLFQPAEEVIGGAKPVAERGHLDDVDHLLAIHVGLDHPTGEVVAGVGGFLAVRQFVATFEGESAHAGRHPGSGRDAVQALATAVQNLHAIRRHEGGATRVNAGVVEGGTATNIVPEHARFGGEVRGETTALKEYMSERADSVVEHAAAMHDCAGRVETTAEAPSAESDAELADVVYEAAGTAAGVERRLHEAALGGSEDATYLMDRVQRHGGTATFVGIGTDHPGGHHTPTFDVDERTLEIGVDVLVETIARLSASE from the coding sequence ATGGACGACGACAGACGCGAGCGACTCACCTCGCTCAGGCGGGCCCTCCACCGGTATCCCGAGCCGGCGTGGTGCGAATGTTACACCACCAGCCGCATCGTCGACGAGCTGGAGCGCATCGGCGTCGACGAGCTGCTGGTCGGCCCGGAACTGCTCGATGCCGAGGCCCGCATGGCCGTCCCGGACGACGCCGAACTCGAGCGCTGGCACGACCGAGCCCGCGAGGCCGGTGCCCGCGAGGACGTCCTCGAACAGGTCGAGGGCGGCTTCACCGGCGCGCTGGCAGTCATAGAGCGGGGCGAGGGCCCGACGGTCGGGCTCCGGGTCGACATCGACGCGCTCCCGATTCGCGAGAGCGACGAGACGGGCCACGCGCCCGCCGACGGCGGCTTTCGGTCGGACAACGAGGGGTACATGCACGCTTGTGGGCACGACGCCCACGCGACCATCGGCGTCGGCGTCCTCGAAGCCATCGCCGAGAGCGACTTCGCCGGGACCCTGAAAGTCCTCTTCCAGCCCGCCGAGGAGGTCATCGGCGGCGCGAAGCCCGTCGCCGAGCGTGGCCACCTCGACGACGTGGACCACCTGCTGGCCATCCACGTCGGGCTCGACCACCCGACCGGCGAGGTCGTCGCCGGCGTCGGCGGCTTTCTCGCGGTCCGCCAGTTCGTCGCGACCTTCGAGGGCGAGTCCGCGCACGCCGGCCGCCACCCGGGCTCGGGCCGTGACGCCGTCCAGGCGCTGGCGACGGCCGTCCAGAACCTCCACGCCATACGCCGCCACGAGGGCGGCGCGACGCGGGTCAACGCCGGCGTCGTCGAGGGCGGGACGGCGACGAACATCGTCCCCGAACACGCCCGTTTCGGAGGAGAGGTCCGCGGCGAGACCACCGCACTCAAGGAGTACATGAGCGAGCGGGCGGACTCGGTGGTCGAACACGCTGCCGCGATGCACGACTGCGCGGGGCGAGTCGAGACGACGGCCGAAGCGCCGAGCGCCGAGAGCGACGCCGAACTCGCCGACGTGGTGTACGAAGCTGCGGGAACCGCCGCCGGCGTCGAGCGCCGGCTTCACGAGGCCGCACTGGGAGGGAGCGAGGACGCCACCTATCTCATGGACCGGGTCCAGCGCCACGGCGGGACGGCGACGTTCGTCGGTATCGGCACCGACCACCCAGGCGGCCACCACACGCCCACCTTCGACGTCGACGAGCGGACACTGGAGATCGGCGTGGACGTGCTCGTCGAGACCATCGCCCGGCTCTCGGCGAGTGAGTGA